AACTGCAGTTGCATGGCTTGCGCAAAGATGCTTGAATTTTAAGGGGAGAATGAGACCAACCATGAAAGAGGCAGCAAGAGAATTGGAGAGTTTGCATATGTTTGTAGAAGATGGGGAAGTTTGTGAAGCCAAGCCCATGATTATTTCGGACCATGAGTATGCATGGACACCTAGTGGTATAAGTGTCGAATCAGCATCATCTTTTCTTACATTTTAGCTATGAAGGTATACATGCAACTTGAAGTTGATAGAGATATAACTTTCATTTGTTAGTTTGTATGTGCAACGGAATTGTACTGCTCCCTTTGTCCCATATtagcatttttcattttagttcgtaAATctgtgattgattttttagtgtaattatattagtattttaaattacttgataagaaaatacttaattaactctaagatattaattaaatacgttaattcttatttaaaataaaaatagtataagtAGTTTGGGACGAGCCGAGAAAAGTGTGAGTAACATGCGGCAGACGGAATATTATCTTAATGGTAGCTTTCAAGTGACAGTTTCACACGCGATTATACAAGaaaatttttcttataaaatgcTAGATCAATTGAAATGAATAACCTAGTAAAGTGATGCCTCAAAAAGGGGCAGAAAGGGGCTCTTTAATATCCCTACATTCCGGTGATGATTCCACTACTAAACATTGGCAATAAGTCTCCACTGTAAGAACTTCTTCCTTGAAAACTGCCCCGCCGCGGCCGCTctcctccaccaccttctGTGGCTGCAGATTTTCGCCTGAAACTGTCACCACCACCGCCGGCTCTTTGATTTCGACCACGTCCTTCAGTCCCTGCAGCTATAGAGTTTTGTGGATGTAGAATCACGAAAATACCATTTCTGGTTTGTTCCATGCTTTTTAAAACTGGAATGATAAATCACCAAGTTTCAGAATTTTGCAATTATCTCGTACGTAATTTTCCGATGACAACCAGATTTCGCAATTATCCCACCGTCGTTACTAGGTAAATCACACGACGTCATTATGTGCCACCGCCGTACGTTTTGTCCAAATAGATAAATCTGATTGCCACATCATTACAAAAAACGATGTATGCACTATCTGTGACATTCTGGAACTTGGTGATCAATCATTCcagttttgaaaaatatgggACAAACCAGAATTTGACTAGTTGCGATTCTTTTGGcaatttggaaaaattaaCCTTAAATTCTATTTGTACTAATAATGAAATCAAACCTCAGTAAACATGGTTGATGCTTCATCCGGTTCCTTTGTTTGAACAATGTCAACAGCAATTTCCTGTACATCATAATTAATATGTCAATCATACAAACTGTCACACTGTTTGTTAACAAaccaagaaatgagaaataCATACTCTGGCGTGGTCGAGCTGTCCTTGTTTCAATGTGCGAGGCTCCAACTCAATTGAACAACAGTAGTTTGCCATAAACGAAATACAAATCCAAGATTTCTCATAAAAagatagtactaataatattaattcagTTGATCATGAGCATCAACTACTTTTTTGTTAGTACagataagataaaatatacaGTTAAATcgttttatattcaaaattttcaaacatgGAAGTCACGGATTAGTGACCTTGTGCCTCTAGCTTTTgaacaacttttttttcactttctcaGAGCAATGTGGTGTTTCACGagagataaataaatactgGCTcccatattttattgtaattggTTGGGCGATAGAGTGGGATTATGgcctaaatttttaaaactaatggaatgatgTGATGGGCATTTAGTAACGAAAATGGCTGGTTTTTATTATTCACAAAAAtcgaattttaataaaataattaataattttatataatattgattGTCCGTCCAATCCAAAATTACGAGTATTCTAGGCTTTCCTCTTTAATATAATGagaaatgatatgctacatacCGTATGTAGGCTTCTTATGTGAgcatcattttcatttaacGCACGTTTAGTATTATTCGTttcgatttatatatttagttttgttggaataaaatcacataatatcGGGAGAATATTGTGTGATTGATATTTGAGTATATTATGGGCAAATTAGAGTGGAgcaattattgtaattttaggTTTACCATATATGTAGAATACCTagcctataaatatgtaatccATGTATCAtattattcattcaataaTACAGTAGAAATCTTCTCCCACCGATTTAACATGGCCTCAGAGCTGAAACGATTCTGGCtcagaaaaatttcatcatagcCATGAAGGGCAGTGaaagcgctcacataaatcaattagataataattctgatctatttagcagattatttagacaaattctattcgcgtaattatcacatgtatcatgctcataactcaaataaaacatactttaaaattaattgaaacctaaaacatgctatTCTACGatttagccattataccttgatgattctccaaagaatcgaagatagctagcgccttctccatgtgaagatctttagtacaaaaccacggatcttttGTCTGGTTTccggactgtaaactgatatcagggtgggctgatctcaccagtagatactaggacttaaataaagaagacggaaaaTATTTCCCACGAATGAGAGAAAAATCGTCCTCTACTAGATAGAgagggacgaaaattttgatgaaaaaataagtgtattttctgtctcctttattctcctatttatactaagtcacatattgggcccagacagggatctatggaagattttggatatgggctcctccaattagctttttactaattaaattaaactcaatttaatataagcttataattggaatattacgagcagccactatagaagtaatattgcactctccatacaaatccgaaattataagtactccgggttgcttgatatttatttcccgcgcttaagatagaaacatccattaattaattattgtctgctatggacttaattaattaatatcttatttattccaagagaggactcagcaagaaaatcttatttattattcatagagtaattaaactccaactagctaggttccgaataataaaactttatttcaagcttctcttgaggatgttatcaaacgagactcacctcgcgcacgattcaacataatagcaatcctagcggtgctagatattaattaccactacccaatataccaggcttattgggttgcgaaaaacccgcaccatttggtaagtcaaagtagtgcataatcaataccgtatgctcaatgctaacgtacattgattaagaaataataaggAGGGGTGGTCGAGGAGCAGGGCATAACACtgattataaatttgtaaCTGCCACATTATTCAGAATTGCTTCTTCATATATTTtgtctataaaaatataagtttaTTGCACACTTCCACCTTACCTTCTCCAATTGCATTTTAAATTTCCagcaatttttttcccaataGAGTTCTTATTACTCTTCACCAATAGTAATGcattaatattcatatattttactcATACTTGATTGTTATGTCACTAATTTTGTGCTCTTTTTGAAACCAAAGAGTTCACCTTCCTTACTTACTTCATGAGTCATCAAAGTTAGCTACGTTGTGTTCGGATTTGGACATAAAAAATGTGTCAAATATGGTATgtattttgtcatttcttattttatttggtttttagTTACTTATCAAAAActgttattgttattttttttttcctgcaCCTGGCATTATGATTCAAGGAACATTTTTCcatacttttaatttctataataTTGCACTCAAGTTCAAGTTCTGAAGTTCTAAAACTTAGtgtgtttaaaataaagagaaaaggaaaggTAGATATTAGCgtttatttggaaaaaaatgaaacagtCAAGTTTGATCCTATATCCTGCTTATTAGAGAAGCTTAAATAGGGTATTGTTTAACCGTTGTTGTATAATGATCTAATCAactttaaaacaattttatcaaaatagttATATTACTCTAAATTGGGCTTTTATTAATGCGTAAagcattaatttaatttttatttgtttaatggattatttttaattaatataaactaacttatttaattctttatttgtttaatgttATTGGATTTGCCTATagttaaattatatagtgttttgtttacttaattcatcttaatagattttatttattcaatactTTATTTgcctaaaaatttatttaataatacttATTAATTAGTGTTTGTTAGTTAATTGAgctttaaaatcaaacaatccataaaattttgtgatatttaaacaaaataagttGTGGTATGATTTATGTAATTGTGATATctttatatctatatattttaatttatgtttcaatattattctaatatatttaatgtattttaatagttaagttagtataatttttttatataatattgatCTAAACACTAAAATACCAATAAAAGTTTACGAAAGTTGAAACTTCGATGAAGTCAAACCAAGTAAAGTGTATAGtgtatttcataaatataattataatttcctAATATCTTACTAATAAGTttgatttattcaaaattaataaattaaactatattttCACTTTGTCACCATTGGTTgattatcataataataagTACTTATGTGAAGttgatttataatatttaattctaattgaaaatttaaaatatctattctaaatatacatattgtaGCATAATTAATTTCAGATATTAACTACAATCAATGCCGTGTGTTGagttattttccaatttttactaaatttgttaatatctactacctctgtccctgaaaatttgatacagtttactatttcggtctgtccctgaaaatttgatacacttcacttttaccatttttggtagtggacctcatatcccactaactcattcctactcacattttattataaaactagtactttaaaagtaggacccacatcccaccaactttttcaactcactttccattacatttcttaaaacccgtgtcggatcaaagtgtagcaaattttgggagacggaggtagtaattgttatttcatatatattcattttttgtt
The nucleotide sequence above comes from Salvia hispanica cultivar TCC Black 2014 chromosome 5, UniMelb_Shisp_WGS_1.0, whole genome shotgun sequence. Encoded proteins:
- the LOC125191051 gene encoding uncharacterized protein LOC125191051 isoform X1; amino-acid sequence: MANYCCSIELEPRTLKQGQLDHAREIAVDIVQTKEPDEASTMFTELQGLKDVVEIKEPAVVVTVSGENLQPQKVVEESGRGGAVFKEEVLTVETYCQCLVVESSPECRDIKEPLSAPF
- the LOC125191051 gene encoding uncharacterized protein LOC125191051 isoform X2, with amino-acid sequence MANYCCSIELEPRTLKQGQLDHAREIAVDIVQTKEPDEASTMFTEGLKDVVEIKEPAVVVTVSGENLQPQKVVEESGRGGAVFKEEVLTVETYCQCLVVESSPECRDIKEPLSAPF